In Chitinophagales bacterium, the following are encoded in one genomic region:
- the thiC gene encoding phosphomethylpyrimidine synthase ThiC codes for MSNFKKLPTSETISRAPFPGSKKLFVKGKLHDIKVAMREIETDDVAEIKNGTDTKERMKVTVYDTSGPYTDPEADIDVYKGLQPLRKDWILNRNDTEELRSFSSDYANYRLSDPGLADIHFEQSRKPYKAKCSGNVTQMHYAKKGIITPEMEYVAIRENQRANEVKNYFSELKTQHAGQAFGASIPLNAITAEFVREEIARGRAIIPSNINHPETEPMIIGRNFLVKINANIGNSAVTSSIEEEVEKGVWACRWGADTIMDLSTGKNIHETREWVIRNSPVPLGTVPIYQALEKVSAAEDLTWEIYRDTLIEQAEQGVDYFTVHAGVLLRYIPLTANRITGIVSRGGSIMAKWCLAHHKESFLYTHFEEICEIMKAYDVSFSLGDGLRPGSIADANDNAQFAELKTLGELTKIAWRHDVQVMIEGPGHIPIHLIKVNMEKELEECHEAPFYTLGPLTTDIAPGYDHITSAIGAAMIGWYGCAMLCYVTPKEHLGLPNKKDVKDGVIAYKIAAHAADLAKGHPGAQFRDNALSKARFDFRWKDQFNLSLDPDTAKEFHDETLPAENAKVAHFCSMCGPKFCSMKITQEVRDYAEKLKVAESIIIDNGLTEKAREFAESGSELYVKQ; via the coding sequence ATGAGTAATTTTAAAAAGCTTCCCACATCAGAAACCATTTCCCGCGCTCCCTTTCCCGGGTCTAAAAAACTATTTGTGAAAGGTAAACTGCACGATATAAAGGTTGCCATGCGTGAAATTGAGACAGATGATGTTGCAGAAATTAAAAATGGAACCGATACAAAAGAAAGGATGAAGGTCACAGTCTATGATACCAGTGGCCCTTATACCGATCCTGAAGCAGATATAGATGTATATAAAGGCCTGCAGCCACTTCGAAAAGATTGGATTTTAAATCGAAATGATACGGAAGAACTCAGGAGTTTTTCTTCGGACTATGCCAATTATAGATTGTCCGATCCGGGATTAGCAGATATCCATTTTGAACAAAGCCGAAAGCCTTACAAGGCAAAATGTTCCGGGAATGTTACTCAGATGCATTATGCAAAGAAAGGCATCATTACACCGGAGATGGAGTATGTGGCTATCAGGGAAAATCAACGTGCCAATGAAGTAAAAAATTATTTTTCAGAATTAAAAACACAACATGCAGGTCAAGCATTCGGTGCTTCAATTCCTCTTAATGCAATTACTGCGGAATTTGTAAGGGAAGAAATTGCAAGAGGCCGTGCCATTATTCCTTCTAATATAAATCACCCTGAAACAGAACCGATGATTATCGGGAGAAACTTTCTGGTTAAGATTAATGCGAATATTGGCAATAGTGCAGTTACATCTTCCATAGAAGAAGAGGTAGAAAAGGGAGTGTGGGCATGCCGTTGGGGAGCCGATACGATTATGGATCTTTCGACCGGCAAAAATATTCATGAAACACGTGAATGGGTAATCCGTAATTCCCCCGTCCCGCTGGGAACAGTGCCTATTTATCAGGCCCTGGAAAAGGTGAGTGCTGCCGAAGATTTGACATGGGAGATCTACCGCGATACTTTGATTGAGCAGGCAGAGCAGGGTGTGGATTATTTTACGGTACATGCCGGTGTGTTACTTCGGTATATTCCGCTTACGGCTAACAGGATAACAGGTATTGTTTCACGTGGGGGCAGCATTATGGCAAAATGGTGTCTTGCTCACCATAAGGAAAGCTTTCTCTATACCCATTTCGAAGAGATATGTGAAATTATGAAAGCCTATGATGTGTCTTTTTCACTGGGCGATGGCCTGCGCCCCGGGAGTATTGCCGATGCAAATGATAACGCACAATTTGCAGAATTAAAAACGCTTGGTGAACTGACAAAAATCGCCTGGAGACATGATGTGCAGGTAATGATTGAGGGTCCAGGACATATTCCAATACACTTGATAAAAGTGAATATGGAGAAAGAATTGGAGGAATGTCACGAAGCTCCTTTCTATACTTTAGGCCCGTTAACGACAGATATTGCCCCTGGCTACGATCACATTACTTCTGCAATAGGCGCTGCAATGATTGGCTGGTATGGATGCGCCATGTTGTGTTACGTAACTCCGAAGGAGCATCTCGGCCTTCCTAATAAAAAAGATGTAAAGGATGGTGTGATAGCTTACAAAATTGCTGCGCATGCAGCTGATCTGGCGAAAGGGCATCCTGGGGCTCAGTTCAGAGACAATGCACTAAGTAAAGCAAGATTTGATTTCAGATGGAAAGATCAGTTTAACCTGTCGCTGGATCCGGATACGGCAAAAGAATTTCATGATGAAACATTGCCTGCAGAGAATGCAAAGGTCGCTCACTTCTGTTCTATGTGCGGACCGAAATTTTGTTCTATGAAGATTACACAGGAGGTTCGTGATTATGCTGAAAAGCTTAAGGTTGCTGAAAGTATAATTATTGATAATGGATTGACGGAAAAGGCCAGGGAGTTTGCAGAATCAGGAAGTGAATTATATGTAAAGCAATGA
- the thiS gene encoding sulfur carrier protein ThiS, which produces MNIKVNNNIIALEDSNQLEMLLKKLLLQEKNGIAIAVNDEVIPKSEWGYFSLKENDEVLIIEAAQGG; this is translated from the coding sequence ATGAACATTAAGGTTAACAATAATATCATTGCTTTAGAGGACAGCAATCAATTAGAGATGCTCCTGAAAAAACTATTGCTGCAGGAAAAAAATGGAATAGCGATAGCGGTAAATGATGAAGTAATTCCAAAAAGTGAATGGGGCTATTTCAGCTTAAAAGAAAATGATGAAGTGCTCATTATTGAAGCGGCGCAGGGAGGCTAA
- a CDS encoding DUF3108 domain-containing protein produces the protein MKTVLATLVFWLITCFNFGAAQTSSRCIVNNTAFSIGEKVFYKVSYNWHGLKFNGGEVSFTVNSGIFENKPVYHMIGYGSSYKSYDWFFKVRDQYESYVDMETLQPLKFIRNVNEGGYSIYNNVTFKHDQQKAVSTHGTFNIPDCIQDVLSAIYYARNINFARYNVNDTIPVNLFLDDKIYPIYIRYIGKEQITTSQGTFRCIVFRPLLIKGTIFKGGEKMTVHVTDDENKIPVLVESPIVVGAVQAQMFRYEGIRNPLTAKVN, from the coding sequence ATGAAAACTGTATTGGCCACTTTAGTTTTCTGGTTGATTACCTGCTTTAATTTTGGCGCGGCACAGACTTCTTCAAGATGTATTGTAAATAATACTGCTTTCAGCATTGGAGAAAAAGTGTTTTATAAAGTTAGCTATAACTGGCACGGGTTGAAATTTAATGGTGGTGAAGTGTCATTTACAGTGAATTCAGGCATTTTTGAAAATAAGCCGGTGTATCATATGATTGGGTATGGCAGCAGCTATAAAAGTTACGATTGGTTTTTTAAGGTTCGTGATCAATATGAAAGCTATGTTGACATGGAAACATTGCAACCGCTTAAATTCATACGTAATGTAAATGAGGGAGGTTATTCCATCTATAACAATGTTACCTTTAAGCATGATCAGCAAAAGGCTGTTTCAACTCATGGAACATTCAATATACCGGACTGTATTCAGGATGTTCTATCGGCTATATATTATGCCCGTAATATCAATTTTGCGCGGTATAACGTAAATGACACCATTCCGGTAAATTTATTTTTAGATGATAAAATCTATCCTATTTATATCCGCTATATCGGAAAGGAGCAGATAACTACGAGCCAGGGCACATTTCGCTGTATTGTATTTCGCCCTCTCTTAATCAAAGGGACTATCTTTAAAGGTGGGGAGAAAATGACCGTACACGTTACAGATGATGAGAATAAAATTCCCGTACTAGTAGAATCGCCTATTGTAGTTGGTGCAGTACAAGCACAAATGTTTCGGTATGAAGGTATCCGAAACCCGTTAACTGCAAAAGTTAATTGA
- the ruvC gene encoding crossover junction endodeoxyribonuclease RuvC: protein MGFSIIKIDDKRMVLVEMDVIRVNKEKDHYQKLKKIYSGVQQIIHRYRPTDLAIESPFFGKNVQSMLKLGRAQGIAIAVALSEKIEVFEYSPRKIKQSVTGNGNSSKEQVALILSQLLRFDTKHLLPDATDALGVAVCHHFQNKILFSRDSKVSGWKKFIELNPGRIIK, encoded by the coding sequence ATGGGATTCAGCATAATAAAAATTGATGATAAAAGAATGGTGCTCGTTGAAATGGATGTTATAAGAGTAAATAAAGAAAAAGATCATTACCAGAAATTAAAAAAAATATACTCAGGGGTTCAACAGATTATACACCGTTACCGTCCTACTGATTTGGCCATTGAATCGCCATTTTTTGGAAAGAATGTACAATCGATGCTAAAATTGGGAAGGGCTCAGGGAATTGCTATTGCGGTGGCACTATCGGAAAAAATTGAAGTCTTTGAATATTCGCCAAGAAAAATTAAGCAATCCGTTACCGGTAACGGCAACTCATCTAAAGAACAGGTAGCACTTATTTTGTCTCAATTGCTTCGGTTCGACACAAAACATCTTTTACCCGATGCAACGGATGCTTTGGGTGTGGCTGTTTGCCATCATTTTCAAAATAAAATACTTTTTTCAAGGGATTCAAAAGTGTCAGGATGGAAAAAATTTATTGAATTAAATCCTGGAAGAATTATAAAATGA
- a CDS encoding HIT domain-containing protein, producing the protein MGSIFTKIINREIPAYIVAEDDKFIAFLDIMPLAEGHTLVIPKKEIDDFFDIEDTMLSDMVVFAKHVAQAIKKSIYCRKIGVAVVGLEVPHAHIHLIPLQSVEDINFSKSKLKVPAERLRSIANDVQTHFIA; encoded by the coding sequence ATGGGAAGCATTTTTACAAAAATCATTAACCGGGAAATACCTGCTTACATTGTTGCTGAAGATGATAAATTCATTGCTTTTCTCGATATTATGCCTCTTGCAGAAGGGCACACCCTGGTAATTCCCAAAAAAGAAATTGATGATTTCTTTGATATAGAAGATACGATGCTTTCGGATATGGTTGTTTTCGCAAAGCATGTTGCTCAGGCAATTAAAAAATCAATTTATTGCAGAAAAATTGGCGTTGCGGTAGTCGGTCTGGAAGTGCCCCATGCTCATATTCATTTGATCCCATTGCAAAGTGTAGAGGATATAAATTTCAGCAAATCTAAACTAAAGGTTCCTGCAGAAAGACTGAGAAGCATAGCTAATGATGTACAGACACACTTTATTGCTTAG
- the greA gene encoding transcription elongation factor GreA, whose protein sequence is MSDITYLTIEGLERLKRELIELRTKGRAEIASQIQEAREKGDLSENAEYDAAKDAQGMLEMKISKLEEALANARIIDTSKFDGSKVIVMAKVKVKNLGTKQTNQFMLVSEKEADLKTGKISVTSPIGKGLLGKAVGEVAEIDVPSGKLKLEVLEISI, encoded by the coding sequence ATGTCAGACATTACCTATCTAACTATTGAAGGATTAGAAAGATTAAAAAGAGAGCTGATCGAGCTCAGAACAAAGGGAAGGGCAGAAATTGCAAGTCAAATTCAGGAAGCAAGGGAAAAGGGTGATCTTTCTGAGAACGCAGAATATGACGCGGCAAAAGATGCACAGGGTATGCTTGAAATGAAAATTTCCAAATTAGAAGAGGCACTTGCAAATGCGCGAATTATCGATACCAGCAAATTTGATGGTTCAAAAGTAATAGTAATGGCTAAAGTAAAAGTCAAAAACCTGGGGACAAAACAGACCAATCAATTTATGCTTGTATCGGAAAAAGAAGCAGATCTAAAAACAGGGAAGATTTCAGTTACTTCTCCGATTGGAAAGGGATTGCTGGGAAAAGCGGTTGGAGAAGTTGCAGAAATCGATGTTCCTTCAGGCAAGTTAAAATTGGAAGTTCTTGAGATTTCAATATAG